The Desulfonatronovibrio magnus genome includes a region encoding these proteins:
- a CDS encoding type II toxin-antitoxin system PemK/MazF family toxin, with the protein MVIKRGEIWWAELPEPQGSGPGYKRPLVIIQANEFNESKINTVIAAVITTNLRLAAAPGNIILPKKKSKLPKESVINVSQIITIDKSFLTEKVNSLPMSVMLQVDEGMRLVLNL; encoded by the coding sequence ATGGTAATAAAACGGGGGGAAATTTGGTGGGCAGAATTACCCGAACCTCAAGGGTCTGGGCCTGGGTACAAAAGACCATTGGTTATCATTCAAGCCAATGAATTCAACGAAAGCAAAATCAACACAGTAATTGCCGCAGTCATAACAACAAATCTTCGGCTAGCCGCAGCACCAGGCAACATAATACTTCCAAAAAAGAAGTCAAAACTACCCAAAGAAAGCGTTATCAATGTGTCTCAAATCATCACAATTGACAAATCGTTTTTAACAGAAAAAGTAAACTCATTGCCAATGTCCGTAATGCTCCAAGTTGACGAAGGTATGAGGTTAGTTCTCAACTTGTAA
- a CDS encoding HigA family addiction module antitoxin translates to MSMKNPPHPGLFVKTEILDSLNLSISEAAGLLGVRRATLSALINQRTSLSPEMAYRIEKAFGVSMDMLLRMQAGFDACKMRQKKPEIIVKPYEPAGAH, encoded by the coding sequence ATGTCCATGAAAAATCCGCCTCATCCAGGGCTGTTTGTGAAAACGGAGATACTGGATTCCCTTAATCTGTCCATTTCAGAAGCAGCCGGTTTGCTGGGCGTTCGCAGGGCCACCCTGTCTGCCCTGATCAACCAGAGGACCTCTTTGTCCCCAGAGATGGCCTACCGTATTGAAAAAGCATTTGGAGTCAGCATGGATATGTTGCTCCGGATGCAGGCAGGATTTGATGCTTGCAAAATGCGTCAGAAAAAGCCGGAAATTATTGTTAAGCCTTATGAGCCTGCTGGAGCACATTGA
- a CDS encoding HIRAN domain-containing protein — MQRRGFISMLGAFFGALVFGGKVPEVKARVIPKPVSLFQCHVAGFPYYQGPKIFSDLQSGQKLKLLREPNNPHDSKAIAVFTSNGHKLGYIPRTHNPLPADLMDNGHKLTAGLSSVSSDMGDYSCLEMGIFVKGGGWQGL, encoded by the coding sequence ATGCAAAGAAGAGGTTTTATCAGCATGCTTGGTGCTTTTTTTGGGGCGCTGGTATTTGGAGGGAAAGTTCCAGAGGTAAAAGCCAGGGTTATTCCAAAGCCTGTATCTCTTTTCCAGTGTCATGTGGCAGGATTTCCTTATTATCAGGGTCCGAAAATCTTTTCAGATCTTCAATCTGGCCAAAAATTAAAATTATTACGCGAGCCTAATAACCCCCACGACAGCAAAGCCATTGCCGTATTCACCTCAAACGGTCACAAACTTGGCTATATACCCAGAACTCACAACCCGCTTCCTGCAGATCTCATGGATAATGGACACAAACTCACAGCCGGCCTGAGTTCAGTTTCTTCGGATATGGGGGATTATAGCTGCCTGGAGATGGGGATTTTTGTGAAGGGTGGTGGCTGGCAGGGGTTGTGA
- a CDS encoding type II toxin-antitoxin system VapC family toxin: MIILDTHIWVWWVHGDERITSSQTEVIKANESDIIGVSAISAWEIAKLVEYDRLTLPCHLQEWFSEALSYPGVRLIELTPEIAVESTKLPGGFHRDPADQIIVATARLQDSAIVTSDSKILQYPHVNSVS; encoded by the coding sequence ATGATCATCCTAGATACTCACATCTGGGTCTGGTGGGTACACGGGGATGAGCGAATCACCAGCTCCCAGACAGAGGTCATTAAAGCCAACGAGTCAGATATCATCGGTGTAAGTGCAATCTCAGCCTGGGAGATCGCAAAGCTTGTTGAATATGATAGACTGACGTTGCCATGTCATTTGCAGGAGTGGTTTTCCGAAGCTCTGAGCTACCCAGGTGTTCGCCTGATTGAACTCACTCCAGAGATTGCTGTAGAATCTACAAAACTCCCAGGCGGGTTCCACCGTGACCCTGCAGACCAGATCATCGTAGCAACTGCAAGGCTTCAAGATTCTGCGATTGTTACTTCTGACAGTAAAATCCTGCAATATCCTCACGTCAACTCTGTATCATAA